In one Corallococcus silvisoli genomic region, the following are encoded:
- a CDS encoding DoxX family protein, translated as MDTPLPASSSATEASPKKKSLTRHLPTVARVFMGLIFFVFGLNGFLEFIPQPPMDPADPAVAFGIAMKATGFLFWLVKGTETVVGALLLTNRFVPLALALIAPVIVNIFLTHAFLAPAGLGLAVVLLVSELFLAWSYRAVYRPMLALRVSPGA; from the coding sequence ATGGACACCCCCCTTCCTGCCTCCTCCTCCGCGACGGAGGCTTCCCCGAAGAAGAAGTCGCTGACCCGCCACCTGCCGACGGTGGCCCGCGTCTTCATGGGGCTCATCTTCTTCGTCTTCGGCCTGAACGGCTTCCTGGAGTTCATCCCGCAGCCGCCCATGGATCCGGCGGATCCGGCGGTGGCCTTCGGCATCGCGATGAAGGCGACGGGCTTCCTGTTCTGGCTGGTGAAGGGCACGGAGACGGTGGTGGGCGCGCTGCTCCTGACCAACCGCTTCGTCCCGCTGGCGCTGGCGCTCATCGCGCCCGTCATCGTGAACATCTTCCTGACCCACGCGTTCCTGGCGCCGGCGGGCCTGGGCCTGGCGGTGGTCCTCCTGGTGAGCGAGCTCTTCCTGGCCTGGTCCTACCGGGCGGTGTACCGCCCGATGCTCGCCCTGCGGGTCAGCCCCGGCGCGTGA
- a CDS encoding S28 family serine protease has translation MKRFPRRPSLLALALALGLQACGGPEAAPEAAVPNAVEESQTRVRAQDAAPDILTQLQAIPGLAVLEAASPAPGVRFFLMSYDQPADHWHPNGARFLQRMTLLYRSAEAPMVLASTGYGISPFFSQYEPTRLLGGNQLLMGHRFFEPSGPTPADWKLLSIEQAAADHHRVVQAFKPLFPGKWISTGGSKGGMASVYHRAFYPNDVDATVAYVAPNSYGTKDPRYVRFLAKLGTPECREKIRVFQRETLERRAEVEPRFVETTQAQGLTYNMLGVDKALEFTVLEFAFAFWQYGDASLCDAIPARGGPAQDIVDFLDWVVGLSYMSDSDSEYYAPYAFQAATQLGSYDSEERHLRGVQRYPGQYVPSALVPFDMTPYRFNPFAMPLIEGWVKAFGQRMLFIYGENDPWSTGAFSVRASNDSYRFYVPGGNHGSGISQLPSAERAVALARLRDWAGLPPASAAAMEQRSLAVSSGEELVTTGAVDRRRGPPATDVSGAFGRP, from the coding sequence ATGAAACGATTCCCGCGACGTCCCTCGCTGCTCGCCCTCGCGCTCGCCCTGGGACTCCAGGCCTGCGGCGGCCCCGAGGCCGCCCCCGAAGCCGCCGTCCCGAACGCCGTGGAAGAATCCCAGACACGGGTGCGCGCGCAGGACGCGGCGCCGGACATCCTGACGCAATTGCAAGCCATCCCGGGCCTCGCGGTGCTGGAGGCCGCGTCTCCGGCGCCGGGCGTTCGCTTCTTCCTGATGAGCTATGATCAGCCAGCGGACCACTGGCATCCCAACGGCGCGCGCTTCCTGCAGCGGATGACGCTCCTCTACCGGAGCGCGGAAGCGCCCATGGTCCTGGCCAGCACGGGCTACGGCATCAGCCCGTTCTTCTCCCAGTACGAGCCCACCCGGCTGCTCGGGGGCAACCAGCTGCTGATGGGGCACCGCTTCTTCGAGCCCTCGGGTCCGACCCCCGCGGACTGGAAGCTGCTCTCCATCGAGCAGGCCGCGGCGGACCATCACCGCGTCGTCCAGGCGTTCAAGCCCCTCTTTCCCGGCAAGTGGATCAGCACCGGCGGCAGCAAGGGTGGCATGGCGTCCGTGTATCACCGGGCGTTCTACCCGAACGACGTGGACGCCACGGTGGCCTACGTGGCGCCGAACAGCTACGGCACGAAGGACCCGCGCTACGTGCGGTTCCTCGCGAAGCTGGGCACCCCGGAGTGCCGGGAGAAGATTCGCGTCTTCCAGCGCGAGACGCTGGAGCGGCGCGCGGAGGTGGAGCCCCGCTTCGTGGAGACCACCCAGGCGCAGGGGCTGACGTACAACATGCTCGGCGTGGACAAGGCGCTGGAGTTCACCGTCCTCGAGTTCGCCTTCGCGTTCTGGCAGTACGGCGACGCCTCGCTGTGCGATGCCATCCCCGCGCGGGGCGGCCCCGCCCAGGACATCGTGGACTTCCTGGACTGGGTGGTGGGCCTCTCGTACATGAGCGACTCCGACTCGGAGTACTACGCGCCCTATGCCTTCCAGGCGGCCACGCAGTTGGGCAGCTATGACTCCGAGGAGCGCCACCTGCGCGGCGTGCAGCGCTACCCGGGCCAGTACGTCCCGTCCGCGCTCGTGCCGTTCGACATGACGCCGTACCGGTTCAACCCCTTCGCCATGCCCCTCATCGAAGGCTGGGTGAAGGCGTTCGGACAGCGCATGCTGTTCATCTACGGGGAGAACGACCCCTGGTCCACGGGCGCCTTCTCCGTGCGCGCCAGCAATGACTCGTACCGGTTCTACGTGCCGGGCGGAAATCACGGCTCGGGCATCAGCCAGCTTCCCAGCGCGGAGCGCGCCGTGGCGTTGGCGCGGCTGCGCGACTGGGCGGGCCTGCCCCCCGCGAGCGCCGCCGCGATGGAGCAGCGGTCGCTGGCGGTGAGCTCCGGCGAGGAGCTCGTCACCACGGGCGCGGTGGATCGCCGCCGCGGCCCGCCCGCGACTGACGTATCAGGCGCGTTCGGTCGTCCATGA
- a CDS encoding zinc-dependent alcohol dehydrogenase family protein has protein sequence MNVYEIRGAFGLENLTRAGRPDPTPGPFQVRVRVKATSLNSRDLMMVEGRYNPRQKLPLVPNSDGAGVVDAVGPGVTRVKPGDRVMTLFAQAWQAGEPTKAIVGTTLGGPLDGALADTVLLHEDGVVPTPAYLSDEEAATLPCAAVTAWSALVTQGGLKAGDTVLVQGTGGVSIFALQIARLFGARVIVTSSRDDKLERALKLGAQEGINYRTTPDWEKAVRTLTGGVGVDHVVEVGGAGTFERSLKAVRVGGTVSVIGVLSGGAGTVSLIPILMQNLRVQGVLVGHRESFEALTRAFALNDIHPVVDRVFPFAEARAAFEHMKQGAHFGKIVIRVG, from the coding sequence ATGAACGTCTATGAGATTCGCGGTGCCTTCGGCCTGGAGAACCTCACGCGCGCGGGGCGGCCGGACCCCACGCCTGGCCCCTTCCAGGTGCGCGTGCGGGTGAAGGCCACGAGCCTCAACTCGCGCGACCTGATGATGGTGGAGGGCCGCTACAACCCGCGCCAGAAGCTGCCGCTCGTGCCCAACTCGGACGGGGCGGGCGTGGTGGACGCGGTGGGCCCGGGCGTCACCCGGGTGAAGCCCGGCGACCGGGTGATGACGCTGTTCGCGCAGGCGTGGCAGGCCGGTGAGCCGACGAAGGCCATCGTGGGGACGACGCTGGGCGGCCCGCTGGATGGCGCGCTCGCGGACACGGTGCTGCTGCACGAGGACGGCGTGGTGCCCACGCCCGCGTACCTGTCCGACGAAGAGGCCGCCACGCTGCCCTGCGCGGCGGTGACGGCGTGGAGCGCGCTCGTCACGCAGGGCGGGCTCAAGGCGGGCGACACGGTGCTGGTCCAGGGCACGGGCGGCGTGTCCATCTTCGCGCTGCAGATCGCCCGGCTGTTCGGCGCGCGCGTCATCGTCACCTCCAGCCGCGATGACAAGCTGGAGCGCGCCTTGAAGCTGGGCGCGCAGGAGGGCATCAACTACCGCACCACGCCGGACTGGGAGAAGGCGGTGCGCACGCTGACCGGGGGCGTGGGCGTGGACCACGTGGTGGAGGTGGGCGGCGCGGGCACCTTCGAGCGCTCGCTCAAGGCGGTGCGCGTGGGCGGCACCGTGTCCGTCATCGGCGTGCTCTCCGGCGGCGCCGGCACGGTGTCACTCATCCCCATCCTGATGCAGAACCTGCGCGTGCAGGGCGTCCTCGTGGGCCACCGCGAGTCCTTCGAGGCCCTGACCCGCGCGTTCGCGCTCAATGACATCCACCCGGTCGTGGACCGCGTGTTTCCCTTCGCGGAGGCGCGCGCCGCCTTTGAACACATGAAGCAGGGCGCGCACTTCGGAAAGATTGTCATCCGGGTGGGCTGA
- a CDS encoding TonB family protein, with translation MLRIPTPAAVVLTLALASGALAAANGSPQLQTYFQGSLDSPTYQQQTFQRVAKAWKQPGPKGTPALGKKTIVQAILDKDGKLLSTAILTESGSKAWDAAALAAVKKAAPFPPLPKSATAPTLEAHFHFAWVSPPG, from the coding sequence ATGCTCCGCATCCCAACCCCCGCCGCGGTGGTGCTCACGCTGGCCCTGGCCTCCGGGGCGCTGGCCGCCGCGAACGGCAGCCCCCAGCTCCAGACCTACTTCCAGGGCTCGCTGGACAGCCCCACCTACCAGCAGCAGACCTTCCAGCGCGTCGCGAAGGCCTGGAAGCAGCCGGGCCCCAAGGGAACCCCGGCGCTGGGGAAGAAGACCATCGTCCAGGCCATCCTCGACAAGGACGGCAAGCTGCTCTCCACCGCCATCCTCACGGAGTCCGGCTCCAAGGCGTGGGACGCCGCCGCGCTCGCGGCGGTGAAGAAGGCGGCGCCGTTCCCTCCGCTGCCGAAGAGCGCCACGGCGCCCACGCTGGAGGCGCACTTCCACTTCGCGTGGGTCAGCCCACCCGGATGA
- a CDS encoding DUF2378 family protein, with protein sequence MPTLERLVFQQSFEGLIRALGDRLDEPCARQLREAGIDPRGKLAVAYPLEVWVESLKLAASVLAPTASLDDGAEVVGRRFLEGYGATLIGSALLAGVRLLGPHRMLERMTRNLRTGTNYLEARLEQTGPTRYVLTCRPVVISGFYRGLFAAGLEMSGARGASVVLMRSAGDAAVYDLSWLPERAAGKPPETKAPAPKGPEPRT encoded by the coding sequence ATGCCGACTCTCGAACGCCTTGTCTTCCAGCAGAGCTTCGAAGGGCTGATTCGGGCCCTGGGTGACCGCCTGGACGAACCGTGCGCGCGGCAGCTGCGCGAGGCAGGCATCGACCCGCGCGGGAAGCTAGCGGTCGCCTATCCCCTGGAGGTCTGGGTGGAGTCGCTGAAGCTGGCGGCGTCGGTGCTGGCACCGACGGCCTCGCTGGACGACGGCGCGGAGGTGGTGGGTCGGCGCTTCCTGGAGGGCTACGGGGCCACGCTGATTGGCAGCGCGCTGCTGGCGGGCGTGCGGCTGTTGGGCCCGCACCGGATGCTGGAGCGGATGACGCGCAACCTGCGCACGGGCACCAACTACCTGGAGGCGCGGCTGGAGCAGACGGGGCCCACGCGCTACGTGCTCACGTGCCGGCCGGTGGTCATCTCGGGCTTCTACCGGGGCCTGTTCGCCGCGGGCCTGGAGATGAGCGGCGCGCGCGGCGCGTCCGTCGTGCTGATGCGCAGCGCGGGCGACGCGGCGGTGTATGACCTGTCCTGGCTCCCGGAGCGCGCCGCCGGAAAGCCCCCGGAGACGAAGGCGCCCGCGCCCAAGGGCCCCGAGCCGCGGACCTGA
- a CDS encoding sigma 54-interacting transcriptional regulator → MPHDPFADVSTAAMQERGGPRSAPRAIPALTVVSHPVPRRVGERSVLDAVAAGRTVALSRNGPDFAKPGSALGLPLADPFVSRKPLELSALPDGGVRLRVPEDGTHVAVAGALLQGTRDFGPAEVAEGVALELAGRVVLLLHQVELDGEGVGDTLGMVGESAGLRRLRRHIERVADLDVSVLIRGETGTGKELVAQAIHRLGSRRAGRFVSVNLGAIPKELAAAELFGSHKGAYSGATRDREGFFRAAHGGTLFLDEVGEAPAEVQVMLLRVLETGELYPVGASQPVAVDVRLIAATDAHLEAQIRDGRFKAPLLHRLAGYELRVPSLRERREDLGRLFFHFAREELAALGDVGRLDTEDPHAEPWLPAPLASRLVRAAWPGNIRQLRNLTRQLVIGGRGQALLQADPQLDEALGGPDVPVPTTPGARGEATTGPAPDARGMPGDAAKAPEAREPGVPRRKPSQVTEAELLAALRASAWDLKAAADALGIPRPSVYDLIDKSPNLRTAGDLDAEEIARCFEACGGDLDAMVRTLEVSKRALGRRLKELGLSAKGP, encoded by the coding sequence ATGCCGCACGACCCTTTCGCCGATGTCTCCACGGCCGCGATGCAGGAGCGCGGAGGTCCCCGGAGCGCTCCCCGTGCCATCCCCGCGCTGACGGTGGTGTCCCATCCGGTGCCCCGGCGCGTGGGAGAGCGGAGCGTGCTCGACGCGGTGGCGGCGGGGCGCACGGTGGCCCTGTCTCGCAACGGACCGGACTTCGCGAAGCCGGGCAGCGCGTTGGGGCTGCCGCTGGCGGACCCCTTCGTGAGCCGCAAGCCGCTGGAGCTCTCCGCCTTGCCTGATGGCGGCGTGCGGCTGCGGGTGCCGGAGGACGGCACGCACGTGGCCGTCGCGGGCGCGCTGCTTCAGGGGACGCGGGACTTCGGGCCCGCTGAGGTGGCGGAAGGCGTGGCGCTGGAGCTGGCGGGCCGCGTGGTGCTGCTGTTGCATCAGGTGGAGCTGGACGGCGAGGGCGTTGGGGACACGCTGGGCATGGTGGGGGAGAGCGCGGGCCTGCGGCGGCTGCGCCGGCACATCGAGCGGGTGGCGGACCTGGACGTGTCCGTGCTCATCCGGGGCGAGACGGGCACGGGCAAGGAGCTGGTCGCGCAGGCCATCCACCGGCTCGGGTCGCGCCGGGCCGGGCGCTTCGTCAGCGTCAACCTGGGGGCCATCCCCAAGGAGCTGGCGGCGGCGGAGCTGTTCGGTTCGCACAAGGGGGCGTACTCGGGGGCGACGCGGGACCGCGAGGGCTTCTTCCGCGCCGCGCACGGCGGCACCTTGTTCCTGGATGAGGTGGGCGAGGCTCCCGCCGAGGTGCAGGTGATGCTCCTGCGCGTGTTGGAGACGGGGGAGCTGTACCCCGTGGGCGCCAGCCAGCCGGTGGCGGTGGATGTGCGGCTCATCGCCGCCACGGACGCGCACCTGGAGGCGCAGATCCGCGATGGGCGCTTCAAGGCGCCGCTGCTCCATCGGCTCGCGGGCTACGAGCTGCGCGTGCCCTCCCTGCGCGAGCGGCGCGAGGACCTGGGCCGGTTGTTCTTCCACTTCGCGCGCGAGGAGCTGGCGGCGCTGGGGGACGTGGGCCGGCTGGACACGGAGGATCCGCACGCGGAGCCCTGGCTGCCCGCGCCGCTGGCGTCGCGGCTGGTGCGGGCGGCGTGGCCGGGCAACATCCGGCAGCTTCGGAACCTGACGCGCCAGCTGGTCATCGGCGGTCGGGGGCAGGCGCTGTTGCAGGCGGACCCGCAGCTGGATGAAGCGCTCGGGGGACCGGACGTGCCCGTGCCGACGACCCCGGGCGCGCGGGGGGAGGCCACCACCGGGCCGGCGCCGGACGCGCGGGGGATGCCCGGCGATGCCGCGAAGGCTCCCGAGGCCCGTGAGCCGGGCGTGCCCCGTCGCAAGCCCTCGCAGGTGACAGAGGCGGAGCTGCTGGCCGCGCTGAGGGCGAGCGCGTGGGACCTGAAGGCGGCGGCGGACGCGCTGGGGATTCCGCGGCCGTCGGTCTACGACCTCATCGACAAGAGCCCGAACCTGCGCACCGCGGGCGACCTGGACGCGGAGGAGATTGCCCGCTGCTTCGAGGCGTGTGGCGGCGACCTGGACGCGATGGTGCGCACGCTGGAGGTGTCGAAGCGCGCGCTGGGGCGGAGGCTGAAGGAGCTGGGGCTGAGCGCGAAGGGACCTTGA
- a CDS encoding protein kinase domain-containing protein, protein MLESNEAELRLALAEGLLSREEVDALREEAARHGASPLELLVKRGRLTPGSLTSLRKELEAGTETPPPASPPFNGERPHDGSRPSLPPDSGEGPHDRAQPATPGAAPSPGEAGPPHDNAPRPATSEDTLPPGGAPPPGGDGPAFPVPHWERYQPLRFLGQGGMGRVFLARDPRLHRDVALKFVRDEDPELSRRFISEARAQARVDHARVCRVYEVGEVQGRAYIAMQYVAGAPLHTLAGALSVEQKALVLRDATLGVHAAHLAGLIHRDLKPSNILVERAEDGALHPYVMDFGLARDWTGGDGATATGTVLGTPQYMAPEQARGEVARLDRRADVYSLGATLYHLLTGQPPVTGANGLELLGRISTQEPRRPRDLDPTLPADLEAIVLKCLEKDRSRRYGSARALADDLTRFLDGGRVLARTGPAYRVRKWVTRHRVAVLVAGVAGLAVAGTVGQGVMARREVSRREALTRRFTEGVERIEAQARYSGQAPLHDTRRDREAMRARMRDIEASMREAGTVAAGPGHYALGRGFLALGDAEAARTHLEAAWATGFHEPRVAYALARVLGRRYQHERLEADRIPDATQRAAKQREAQVHSRDPALDFLKRSQGAELPAPEYAEALRAFHEDRFEEALKALDALGSRLPWFHEAPQLRGDILLARAVRHALASERDAARDDLEAGRRAYDAAANIGRSVSAVHRARAELEQEALLLEVSGQGDVLPAYTRGLEAVERARTAAPDEADTWVLEARLHRRLAQVRVSGGGEVEPLLLRTLDAAKEALRLAPDSVDARHALAMGWWQWARYRQDRNEDAREQLQAAVAGFESIPESARDYDFHLDLGLVFKVWADSEDGRGGDSLPFRAKAIEAYQRALALESKRPDAWINLGTAYVNRANHPKAPSPDRDLEEARTALERASALDPGHVVPWFYLGEVHRTLALRQRDHGGAAGPGLARALECYRQGVAINPRLPPLLNGVGTVLLDQAREAWDRGDAPAPLLDEAERAFTQAIAAAPSVGFAHNNLGEVRMWRATWTLLSGQDPTASATQAQAALQQATALLPGLAQPWANLGQVHQTVAAFALKQGRDPRAALAQATQALERALKLNPSLAQAWRWKAETQALEARGRALHGEAPDDASFEAAARSFQQAVDLEPANLDSRLAYGAFLREWGARKASRAHLQRGLTLTEAVLTARPGWKDANRLRDDLRQALARMPSD, encoded by the coding sequence GTGCTTGAGTCGAACGAAGCGGAGCTGCGGCTGGCCCTGGCCGAGGGCCTGCTCTCCCGCGAAGAGGTGGACGCCCTGCGTGAGGAGGCCGCGCGGCACGGCGCCTCTCCGCTCGAGCTGCTCGTGAAGCGGGGGCGGCTCACGCCCGGCTCGCTCACGTCGCTGCGCAAGGAGCTGGAAGCAGGGACCGAGACGCCGCCTCCCGCGAGCCCTCCCTTCAACGGTGAACGCCCGCACGACGGCTCGCGGCCCTCACTCCCCCCGGACAGCGGCGAAGGCCCGCACGACCGGGCCCAGCCCGCCACTCCCGGCGCCGCACCCTCTCCAGGCGAGGCTGGACCTCCGCACGACAACGCGCCACGGCCCGCCACTTCGGAGGACACGCTCCCTCCGGGCGGTGCGCCGCCCCCGGGTGGAGACGGGCCCGCGTTCCCGGTGCCACACTGGGAGCGCTACCAGCCCCTGCGCTTCCTCGGGCAGGGCGGCATGGGCCGCGTCTTCCTGGCGCGGGACCCGCGGCTGCACCGCGACGTGGCGCTGAAGTTCGTGCGCGACGAGGACCCGGAGCTGTCGCGCCGCTTCATCTCCGAGGCCCGCGCCCAGGCCCGCGTCGACCACGCGCGCGTCTGCCGCGTGTACGAGGTCGGCGAGGTCCAGGGGCGCGCGTACATCGCCATGCAATACGTCGCGGGAGCGCCGCTGCACACCCTGGCCGGCGCCCTGTCCGTGGAGCAGAAGGCGCTCGTGCTGCGCGACGCCACGCTGGGCGTGCACGCCGCCCACCTCGCGGGACTCATTCACCGGGACCTCAAGCCCTCCAACATCCTGGTCGAACGCGCCGAGGACGGCGCCCTCCACCCATACGTGATGGACTTCGGCCTCGCTCGCGACTGGACCGGCGGCGATGGCGCCACCGCCACCGGAACCGTGCTGGGCACGCCCCAGTACATGGCGCCGGAGCAGGCCCGGGGCGAGGTCGCCCGCCTGGACCGCCGCGCGGACGTCTACAGCCTGGGCGCCACCCTCTATCACCTGCTCACCGGCCAACCTCCTGTCACTGGCGCCAATGGATTGGAGTTGCTCGGCCGCATCTCCACCCAGGAGCCCCGCCGTCCTCGCGACCTGGACCCGACCCTCCCCGCGGACCTGGAGGCCATCGTCCTCAAGTGCCTGGAGAAGGACCGCTCGCGGCGCTACGGGTCCGCGCGGGCGCTGGCGGACGACCTCACGCGCTTCCTCGACGGCGGCCGGGTCCTCGCGCGCACCGGCCCGGCGTACCGCGTCCGCAAGTGGGTGACCCGCCACCGGGTGGCCGTCCTGGTCGCGGGCGTCGCCGGACTCGCGGTGGCGGGCACGGTGGGCCAGGGCGTGATGGCGCGGCGGGAGGTCTCGCGCCGCGAGGCCCTGACCCGGCGCTTCACCGAAGGCGTGGAGCGCATCGAGGCCCAGGCCCGCTACTCCGGTCAGGCCCCCCTGCACGACACGCGGAGGGACCGCGAGGCGATGCGCGCCCGCATGCGCGACATCGAAGCCTCCATGCGCGAAGCGGGCACCGTGGCGGCGGGCCCGGGCCACTACGCCCTGGGGCGCGGGTTCCTGGCCCTGGGTGACGCGGAGGCCGCGCGCACGCACCTGGAGGCGGCCTGGGCCACCGGGTTCCACGAACCTCGCGTGGCGTATGCGCTCGCGCGGGTGTTGGGCCGCCGCTACCAGCACGAGCGGCTGGAGGCGGACCGGATCCCGGATGCCACCCAGCGCGCGGCGAAACAGAGAGAGGCCCAGGTCCACTCTCGCGACCCGGCGCTGGACTTCCTGAAGCGGAGCCAGGGCGCGGAGCTGCCCGCGCCCGAGTACGCCGAAGCCCTGCGCGCCTTCCACGAGGACCGCTTCGAGGAGGCGCTGAAGGCGCTGGACGCGCTGGGCTCGCGGCTGCCGTGGTTCCACGAAGCGCCCCAGCTCCGGGGCGACATCCTGCTCGCCCGCGCCGTGCGCCACGCCCTGGCGAGCGAGCGCGACGCGGCCCGGGACGACCTGGAGGCCGGGCGCCGGGCCTACGACGCGGCGGCGAACATCGGCCGCAGCGTGTCCGCCGTCCACCGGGCCCGCGCGGAGCTGGAGCAAGAGGCCCTGCTGCTGGAGGTGTCCGGACAGGGCGACGTGCTGCCCGCGTACACGCGGGGCCTGGAGGCCGTGGAGCGCGCGCGGACGGCGGCCCCCGACGAGGCGGACACCTGGGTGCTGGAGGCCCGGCTCCACCGGCGCCTCGCCCAGGTGCGCGTCAGCGGCGGTGGCGAGGTGGAGCCCCTGCTGCTGCGCACGCTCGACGCGGCGAAGGAGGCGCTGAGGCTCGCGCCGGACAGCGTGGACGCACGCCACGCGCTGGCCATGGGCTGGTGGCAGTGGGCCCGCTACCGGCAGGACCGGAACGAGGACGCACGCGAACAGCTCCAGGCCGCCGTGGCCGGCTTCGAGTCCATCCCAGAGTCCGCGCGCGACTACGACTTCCACCTGGACCTGGGCCTCGTCTTCAAGGTGTGGGCGGACTCCGAGGACGGACGCGGCGGGGACTCGCTGCCCTTCCGAGCGAAGGCCATCGAGGCCTACCAGCGGGCGCTGGCCCTGGAGTCGAAGCGGCCGGACGCGTGGATCAACCTGGGCACCGCGTACGTGAACCGCGCCAACCACCCGAAGGCCCCGTCCCCGGACCGCGACCTGGAAGAGGCACGAACAGCCCTGGAGCGCGCCAGCGCCCTGGACCCGGGCCACGTCGTGCCGTGGTTCTACCTGGGCGAGGTCCACCGCACGCTCGCCCTGCGCCAGCGCGACCACGGCGGCGCCGCGGGGCCGGGGCTCGCCCGCGCGCTGGAGTGCTATCGCCAGGGCGTCGCCATCAACCCGCGCCTGCCTCCGCTCTTGAATGGCGTGGGCACCGTGCTGCTCGACCAGGCGCGCGAGGCGTGGGACCGGGGCGACGCGCCAGCGCCCCTGCTGGACGAGGCGGAGCGCGCCTTCACGCAGGCCATCGCCGCGGCCCCCTCCGTGGGCTTCGCGCACAACAACCTGGGCGAGGTGCGCATGTGGCGCGCGACCTGGACGCTGCTGAGCGGCCAGGACCCCACCGCGAGCGCGACGCAGGCCCAGGCCGCGCTCCAGCAGGCCACGGCCCTGCTGCCCGGGCTCGCGCAGCCGTGGGCCAACCTGGGACAGGTGCACCAGACGGTGGCCGCCTTCGCGCTGAAGCAGGGGAGAGATCCGCGGGCCGCGCTCGCCCAGGCCACGCAGGCGCTGGAGCGCGCGCTGAAGCTCAACCCGTCGCTCGCGCAGGCGTGGCGATGGAAGGCGGAGACCCAGGCGCTGGAGGCACGCGGGAGGGCCCTGCATGGCGAGGCGCCCGACGACGCCTCCTTCGAGGCCGCCGCCCGGAGCTTCCAGCAGGCCGTGGACCTGGAGCCCGCGAACCTGGACTCGCGGCTGGCCTACGGCGCCTTCCTGCGCGAGTGGGGCGCGAGGAAGGCGTCGCGCGCCCACCTCCAGCGGGGCCTGACGCTGACCGAGGCCGTGCTCACCGCGCGGCCGGGATGGAAGGACGCGAACCGCCTGCGAGACGACCTGCGCCAGGCCCTCGCCCGGATGCCGTCGGACTAG
- a CDS encoding alpha/beta hydrolase family protein, producing the protein MSSTWVLETPPPPPDARIAYGEAPQQFTELRRPKGKGPHPVVLFVHGGFWRAEYGLEHAGHLCADLTKRGFATWSVEYRRVGHDGGGFPGTLEDVASAADHLMDAAPSLGLDLTRVVAMGHSAGGHLAMWLAARHQLTARQPLYRDAPLKLKGVVSLAGVLDLARGAALDLGQGIVKTFMGGTPEQVPERYAVASPSALQPLKLPQVLVHGSEDDTVPLQISEAFHARGLQQKDPVHLVPLKGAGHYELIDPRSKEWPRVVQAVRTLR; encoded by the coding sequence ATGAGCTCCACGTGGGTCCTGGAAACGCCGCCGCCGCCGCCCGATGCGCGCATCGCCTATGGCGAAGCGCCGCAGCAGTTCACGGAGCTGCGCCGGCCGAAGGGCAAGGGCCCGCACCCGGTGGTGCTCTTCGTCCACGGCGGCTTCTGGCGCGCGGAGTACGGCCTGGAGCACGCGGGCCACCTGTGCGCGGACCTGACGAAGCGCGGCTTCGCGACGTGGAGCGTGGAGTACCGGCGCGTGGGCCATGACGGCGGCGGCTTTCCCGGCACGCTGGAGGATGTCGCCTCCGCGGCGGATCACCTGATGGACGCCGCGCCGTCGCTGGGGCTGGACCTGACGCGCGTGGTGGCGATGGGCCACTCCGCGGGCGGGCACCTGGCGATGTGGCTGGCCGCGCGGCACCAGCTGACGGCGAGGCAGCCCCTCTACCGCGACGCGCCCCTGAAGCTGAAGGGCGTGGTGTCCCTGGCCGGGGTGCTGGACCTGGCGCGGGGCGCGGCGCTGGACCTGGGCCAGGGCATCGTGAAGACCTTCATGGGGGGCACGCCGGAGCAGGTGCCGGAGCGCTACGCCGTCGCGTCACCCTCCGCGCTCCAGCCGCTGAAGCTGCCCCAGGTCCTGGTGCACGGCTCCGAGGACGACACCGTGCCCCTTCAGATCAGCGAGGCCTTCCACGCCCGCGGCCTCCAGCAGAAGGACCCCGTGCACCTCGTGCCGCTGAAGGGCGCGGGCCACTACGAGCTCATCGACCCGCGCTCGAAGGAGTGGCCCCGCGTGGTGCAGGCGGTGCGGACCCTGCGCTGA